A window of Streptomyces puniciscabiei contains these coding sequences:
- a CDS encoding PP2C family protein-serine/threonine phosphatase, which yields MPDPPHASAGADTAIDENRLAELIVEAQTALPVELPGLANRCAAALGLETALIYLVDLQQWLLIPLDEALEPLPVEGSQAGWAYRTVCPRVAEADDGPTVWVPLIDGAERLGVLGVRTGSLDEVWLRRSRMLAHMLAMLITSKRAYSDWLAARTRTAVMGLPAEMLRAFLPPRTIGSRRCVSTAVLEPAYDIAGDAFDHSVVKNVLHTMILDSMGHDLTSGLTTSVAMAAARNARRGGGSLADVVGAVDQALALWLPDHFCTGVLCRLDAETGVLHWVNCGHPAPLLIRAERVLEGALDSPPQPPIGLAVQLTPGARQVHETTLEPGDCVLLYTDGVVEARDADGAEFGLDRFTDFIIRSSAAGQRPAEALRLLIHAILGY from the coding sequence GTGCCGGACCCACCGCACGCGTCCGCCGGTGCCGACACCGCCATCGACGAGAATCGGCTGGCGGAGCTGATCGTCGAGGCACAGACGGCCCTGCCCGTCGAACTGCCCGGCCTGGCGAACCGGTGTGCCGCGGCCCTCGGCCTGGAGACGGCGCTGATCTACCTCGTCGACCTGCAGCAATGGCTGCTCATCCCGCTCGACGAGGCCCTGGAGCCGCTGCCGGTGGAGGGCTCGCAGGCCGGCTGGGCATACCGCACGGTCTGCCCGCGGGTGGCCGAGGCCGACGACGGCCCGACCGTCTGGGTGCCTCTGATCGACGGCGCGGAGCGGCTGGGCGTGCTGGGGGTGCGGACCGGCTCCCTCGACGAGGTGTGGCTGCGCCGCAGTCGGATGCTGGCCCATATGCTGGCCATGCTGATCACCTCCAAGCGTGCCTACAGCGACTGGCTCGCCGCCCGCACCCGCACCGCGGTCATGGGGCTGCCCGCCGAGATGCTGCGCGCCTTCCTCCCGCCCCGCACCATCGGCAGCAGAAGGTGCGTCTCGACCGCGGTGCTGGAACCGGCGTACGACATCGCCGGCGACGCCTTCGACCACTCGGTGGTCAAGAATGTGCTGCACACCATGATCCTCGACTCCATGGGGCACGATCTGACCTCAGGTCTGACCACGTCGGTCGCCATGGCGGCCGCGCGCAACGCACGCCGCGGCGGTGGCAGCCTCGCTGACGTCGTCGGCGCCGTCGACCAGGCGCTCGCCCTGTGGCTGCCCGACCATTTCTGCACAGGTGTGCTGTGCCGGCTCGACGCGGAAACCGGGGTGCTGCACTGGGTCAATTGCGGTCATCCGGCGCCACTGCTGATCCGTGCCGAGCGCGTGCTGGAGGGGGCGCTGGACAGCCCTCCGCAGCCGCCGATCGGCCTGGCCGTCCAGCTCACCCCGGGAGCCAGGCAGGTGCACGAGACGACACTGGAACCGGGGGACTGCGTCCTTCTCTACACCGACGGCGTCGTGGAGGCTCGCGACGCGGACGGTGCGGAGTTCGGTCTCGACCGGTTCACCGACTTCATCATCCGCTCCTCCGCCGCCGGACAGCGCCCGGCCGAGGCGCTGCGGCTGCTCATCCACGCCATCCTCGGCTACTAG
- a CDS encoding NAD-dependent protein deacetylase yields MRMRPTLSWTPTEDLPPGTTDLAPVADALRTGGALVLSGAGISTDSGIPDYRGVGGSLSRHTPMTYQDFTASAQARRRYWARSHLGWRTFHRAVPNAGHRAVAAFGRHGLLSGVITQNVDGLHQAAGSEGVVELHGSLDRVVCLTCGAFSPRRALARRLAEANPGFAPVAAGINPDGDADLTDEQVGDFHVVSCAICGGILKPDVVFFGEAVPPRRVEHCRRLVREAASLLVLGSSLTVMSGLRFVRQAAQAGKPVLIVNRDPTRGDRHAVTRVALPLGPALTSVADQLGITVEGEAAPR; encoded by the coding sequence ATGCGTATGCGCCCCACTCTGAGCTGGACACCTACCGAGGACCTGCCGCCGGGCACCACGGATCTGGCGCCGGTCGCCGATGCGCTGCGCACCGGCGGTGCGCTGGTACTCAGCGGGGCGGGCATCTCCACGGATTCGGGCATCCCCGACTACCGGGGCGTGGGCGGGAGCCTGAGCCGGCACACTCCGATGACCTACCAGGACTTCACCGCGAGCGCGCAGGCCCGGCGCCGGTACTGGGCGCGCAGTCACCTCGGCTGGCGCACCTTCCACCGCGCCGTCCCCAACGCCGGGCACCGCGCCGTGGCCGCGTTCGGGCGGCACGGCCTGCTGTCGGGTGTGATCACCCAGAACGTCGACGGCCTGCATCAAGCCGCGGGCAGCGAGGGCGTCGTGGAGCTCCACGGAAGCCTCGACCGGGTCGTCTGCCTCACCTGCGGTGCCTTCAGCCCGCGCCGCGCACTCGCCCGGCGGCTGGCGGAGGCCAATCCGGGCTTCGCCCCGGTGGCCGCAGGCATCAATCCGGACGGTGACGCCGACCTCACCGACGAACAGGTCGGGGACTTCCACGTGGTGTCCTGCGCGATCTGCGGCGGCATCCTCAAACCGGACGTGGTGTTCTTCGGCGAAGCCGTTCCGCCGCGGCGGGTGGAGCACTGCCGCCGGCTGGTCCGTGAGGCGGCCTCGCTGCTGGTCCTGGGCTCCTCGTTGACGGTGATGTCCGGTCTCCGGTTCGTCCGCCAGGCGGCTCAGGCCGGGAAGCCGGTGTTGATCGTCAATCGGGACCCGACCCGCGGCGACCGGCACGCCGTCACCCGGGTCGCGCTCCCTCTGGGACCAGCGCTCACGAGCGTGGCCGACCAGTTGGGCATCACTGTTGAGGGCGAGGCAGCGCCCAGGTGA
- a CDS encoding Rv1733c family protein — protein sequence MAGKRAWRQGPIHERLWRFRRSPLRRTSDLVEAWLLLVAWVVGVLGGAVAGVLAAMVADQDFEEERSGRRQVVAVLLDNARDAVPGHADVSRASATVRWTTPDGRTRTGRTTVTAHTRAGTRVPVWTSARGDLVSQPPAGSAAVVRSALVGAGAVIATGCAVWASARAARALLDRSRMRQWALDWERADTRRGGRTA from the coding sequence GTGGCGGGGAAGAGAGCGTGGCGGCAGGGACCGATCCATGAGCGTCTGTGGCGGTTCAGGCGCAGCCCGCTTCGGCGGACCAGCGATCTCGTCGAGGCATGGCTGTTGCTCGTCGCATGGGTCGTGGGGGTGCTGGGTGGCGCGGTCGCGGGGGTGTTGGCGGCGATGGTGGCGGACCAGGATTTCGAGGAGGAGCGTTCCGGCCGCCGTCAGGTAGTGGCGGTTCTTCTGGACAACGCCAGGGACGCGGTGCCCGGGCACGCGGACGTGAGCAGGGCCAGTGCGACGGTCCGGTGGACGACACCCGATGGCCGCACGCGCACCGGCCGGACGACGGTGACCGCACATACCCGTGCGGGCACGCGGGTGCCGGTGTGGACGAGTGCGCGAGGCGACCTGGTCTCGCAGCCCCCCGCAGGGTCCGCTGCGGTGGTGAGGTCTGCCCTGGTCGGCGCGGGTGCCGTCATTGCCACGGGATGCGCGGTCTGGGCCTCCGCGCGAGCCGCGCGTGCCCTGCTGGACCGAAGTCGCATGAGGCAGTGGGCGCTGGACTGGGAGCGCGCCGACACCCGGCGGGGCGGCAGGACCGCTTGA
- the pstS gene encoding phosphate ABC transporter substrate-binding protein PstS: protein MKLQRKSRSFATAVGSTLVSGVLLLTACGSSGSSRPSTSPPPAASPAATAAIGVKCGKASTVSGSGSTAQEFAMRFWIKNYTRVCAGTRISYDGNGSGAGQKDFLSGRTAFAGSDSALSAAQIAQSESVCSHRGHAVHLPMLGAPIAIAYNLPGVGKLVLDAPTLARIFDSRITKWNDPAIAKLNPGTTLPSTPIHALHRVDSSGTTDNFTSYLSTAAPGAWPYGHGKDWAAKGGLSAKGSSGLAEQVKKTVGAIGYVELTHAITRTIPTVSIATGASTPVAPSVLAASRAIADAKVAGTGADLVLQLDNTTQTPGAYPIDMVTYEIVCDKGNKPATWPATKAFLTYIADAQGQQDLTFQGYATLPAAIVNQVRSKISNLS from the coding sequence GTGAAGCTTCAGCGGAAGAGCCGGTCGTTCGCCACGGCTGTCGGCTCGACGCTCGTCTCCGGCGTCCTGCTCCTGACGGCCTGCGGATCGAGCGGCAGCTCCCGGCCCTCCACGAGTCCGCCGCCGGCTGCCTCACCCGCCGCCACCGCTGCCATCGGTGTCAAGTGCGGCAAGGCGTCCACCGTGTCGGGCTCCGGCTCGACCGCGCAGGAGTTCGCGATGCGGTTCTGGATCAAGAACTACACGCGGGTCTGCGCCGGCACCCGGATCAGCTACGACGGCAACGGCTCCGGCGCCGGCCAGAAGGACTTCCTCAGCGGCAGAACGGCCTTCGCCGGTTCGGACTCCGCACTGAGCGCAGCCCAGATCGCCCAGTCCGAGAGCGTCTGCTCCCACAGGGGGCACGCCGTCCACCTTCCGATGCTCGGCGCACCCATCGCCATCGCCTACAACCTGCCAGGGGTCGGCAAGCTGGTCCTGGACGCCCCCACCCTCGCCAGGATCTTCGACTCGCGGATCACGAAGTGGAACGATCCGGCGATCGCGAAGCTCAACCCCGGTACCACGTTGCCGTCGACGCCGATCCATGCCCTGCACCGCGTGGATTCCTCCGGCACGACGGACAACTTCACCTCCTACCTGAGCACCGCCGCCCCCGGCGCCTGGCCGTACGGGCACGGCAAGGACTGGGCGGCCAAGGGCGGCCTGTCCGCCAAGGGCTCCTCGGGCCTCGCGGAACAGGTGAAAAAGACGGTGGGTGCCATCGGCTATGTCGAGCTGACGCATGCGATCACCCGCACCATTCCCACGGTGTCGATCGCCACCGGCGCCTCCACCCCGGTCGCCCCCAGTGTTCTCGCGGCGTCCAGGGCCATCGCCGACGCCAAGGTCGCCGGCACCGGTGCCGACCTCGTGCTGCAACTCGACAACACGACCCAGACCCCGGGGGCCTACCCCATCGACATGGTCACGTACGAGATCGTCTGCGACAAGGGCAACAAGCCGGCCACCTGGCCCGCCACCAAGGCGTTCCTGACCTACATCGCCGACGCGCAGGGCCAACAGGACCTGACCTTCCAGGGCTACGCGACGCTGCCGGCCGCCATCGTGAACCAGGTACGCAGCAAGATCAGCAACCTGTCCTGA
- a CDS encoding hydantoinase B/oxoprolinase family protein translates to MTGRWQFWIDRGGTFTDVVAVTPDSEVISRKLLSEQPEAYRDAAVAGIRRMLGLEADEPIPGHRIEVVKMGTTVATNALLTHTGEPTVLVVTRGFRDALRIAYQNRPRIFDRRILLPEALYDRVIEVDERVGAHGELVRPLDLDAVREALTAAYADGFRSAAVVFLHGYRHAAHEAAVAEAARVIGFSQVSCSHEVSPLIKLVPRGDTTVVDAYLSPILRRYVDQVASELNGVRLMFMQSGGGLREAGRFRGKDAVLSGPAGGVVGMVRAATGAGHVRAIGFDMGGTSTDVSHYAGEIERVLGTQVAGVRMRAPMTDIHTVAAGGGSILHFDGMRYRVGPDSAGADPGPVCYRRCGPLTVTDANVMVGRIQPAYFPRVFGKDGDQPLDAAAVRARFTELAEQTAAATGKRRSPEEVAAGFLDIAVLNIANAVKRISVQRGRDITRYALVAFGGAGGQHACAVADRLGIDTVLVPPLAGVLSAYGIGVADAVALRERSVEAALDRPETAARVEAVRVELEEQARTQLREDGVPDPTVRTAARALLRYEGTDFSLPVPLGPAEEMRAHFAHDHHDRYGFTMDKPLVVEAIAVEATGSSGPRTAPVTALPPRTGALQPADTVRTFTEDRWQPTRLYRRQDLRLGDGVEGPAIIAEADATTVVDPGWRAAADEHGDLVLTRSRPRPSRTAVGTTVDPVLLEVFNNLFMSIAEQMGVRLESTAHSVNIKERLDFSCALFDPDGNLIANAPHIPVHLGSMGESIKEVLRRNQGSIRPGDVYAINDPYHGGTHLPDITVVTPVFDDAGERLLFLVASRGHHAEIGGISPGSMPAFSTTIDEEGVLFDNWLLMRDGHFREDETRHLLTSARHPSRDPGTNLADLRAQIAANEKGIHELRRVIDQFGLDVVHAYMRHVQDNAEECVRRIVATLDDGEHRYETDNGAVIQVALRIDREARSAVLDFTGTSPQQPGNLNAPTSVVMAAVLYVFRTLVADDIPLNSGCLKPLDVRVPAGSMLSPAYPAATVAGNVETSQAVTGALYAVLGAQAEGSGTMNNVSFGNDRLQYYETVASGAGAGEGFDGADAVQTHMTNSRLTDPEILEWRYPVRVEEFRIREGSGGHGRWQGGCGVERRIRFAEPMTVAVVSGHRRVPPYGMAGGEPGALGENLIERADGRIDGLRGCDTATVTDGDVLVVRTPGGGGYGAADAPPPGGVSGRHSR, encoded by the coding sequence ATGACTGGTCGCTGGCAGTTCTGGATCGACCGTGGTGGCACGTTCACCGATGTCGTGGCCGTGACCCCCGATTCCGAGGTGATCAGCCGCAAGCTGCTGTCGGAGCAGCCGGAGGCATACCGGGATGCGGCGGTCGCCGGGATCCGTCGGATGCTGGGCCTGGAGGCGGACGAGCCGATTCCGGGCCACCGGATCGAGGTGGTGAAGATGGGCACCACCGTCGCCACCAACGCGCTGCTGACACACACCGGCGAGCCGACCGTCCTGGTCGTCACCCGGGGCTTCAGGGACGCCCTGCGCATCGCCTACCAGAACCGGCCGCGCATCTTCGACCGGCGCATCCTGCTTCCGGAGGCCCTGTACGACCGGGTGATCGAGGTGGACGAACGGGTGGGCGCACACGGCGAACTCGTCCGCCCGCTCGACCTGGACGCCGTGCGCGAGGCGCTGACGGCGGCGTACGCGGACGGCTTCCGCAGCGCCGCGGTGGTCTTCCTGCACGGCTACCGCCATGCGGCGCACGAGGCCGCCGTCGCCGAGGCGGCCCGGGTCATCGGCTTCTCGCAGGTCAGCTGCTCGCACGAGGTCAGTCCGCTGATCAAGCTGGTACCGCGGGGCGACACGACCGTGGTCGACGCCTACCTCTCCCCCATCCTGCGCCGCTACGTGGACCAGGTGGCCTCCGAGCTGAACGGTGTGCGACTGATGTTCATGCAGTCCGGGGGCGGCCTGCGCGAGGCGGGCCGCTTCCGGGGCAAGGACGCCGTGCTGTCCGGCCCGGCGGGCGGCGTCGTGGGCATGGTGCGCGCCGCGACCGGCGCGGGTCATGTCCGGGCGATCGGCTTCGACATGGGCGGCACCTCGACCGACGTGTCCCACTACGCGGGAGAGATCGAACGGGTCCTGGGCACCCAGGTGGCCGGGGTGCGGATGCGGGCGCCGATGACCGACATCCACACCGTCGCCGCGGGCGGTGGCTCGATCCTGCACTTCGACGGGATGCGCTACCGGGTGGGCCCGGACTCGGCCGGCGCCGACCCCGGCCCGGTCTGCTACCGGCGCTGCGGGCCGCTGACCGTCACCGACGCCAACGTCATGGTCGGCCGCATCCAACCCGCATACTTCCCCCGGGTGTTCGGCAAGGACGGCGACCAGCCGCTGGATGCGGCAGCGGTGCGTGCCCGCTTCACCGAGCTCGCCGAGCAGACCGCCGCCGCGACCGGAAAGCGCCGCAGTCCGGAGGAGGTCGCGGCGGGATTCCTCGACATCGCCGTGCTCAACATCGCCAACGCGGTGAAGAGGATCTCGGTCCAGCGCGGCCGCGACATCACCCGCTACGCGCTGGTCGCCTTCGGCGGCGCGGGCGGCCAGCACGCCTGCGCGGTCGCCGACCGGCTCGGCATCGACACCGTCCTGGTCCCGCCGCTCGCCGGGGTGCTGTCCGCGTACGGCATCGGGGTGGCGGACGCCGTCGCGCTGCGTGAACGCTCGGTCGAGGCCGCCCTCGACCGGCCGGAGACGGCGGCCCGGGTCGAGGCCGTCCGGGTGGAACTGGAGGAGCAGGCACGCACCCAGCTGCGCGAGGACGGGGTGCCGGACCCCACCGTCCGTACGGCCGCCCGCGCCCTGCTGCGCTACGAGGGCACCGACTTCTCGCTGCCCGTGCCGCTGGGCCCGGCGGAGGAGATGCGGGCCCACTTCGCCCACGACCACCACGACCGCTACGGCTTCACCATGGACAAGCCGCTGGTCGTCGAGGCCATCGCTGTCGAGGCAACCGGTTCCTCCGGTCCGCGCACCGCCCCGGTGACGGCCCTGCCGCCGCGGACCGGCGCACTGCAACCGGCTGACACCGTACGGACGTTCACCGAGGACCGCTGGCAGCCCACGCGGTTGTACCGGCGCCAGGACCTGCGCCTCGGTGACGGCGTCGAGGGTCCGGCGATCATCGCCGAGGCGGATGCGACCACGGTCGTCGACCCCGGCTGGCGGGCCGCGGCCGACGAGCACGGCGACCTCGTCCTCACCCGCTCCCGTCCCCGCCCGTCCCGTACGGCGGTCGGCACCACCGTCGACCCGGTGCTGCTGGAAGTCTTCAACAACCTGTTCATGTCCATCGCCGAACAGATGGGGGTGCGGCTGGAGAGCACCGCGCACTCGGTCAACATCAAGGAACGCCTCGACTTCTCCTGCGCGCTGTTCGACCCCGACGGCAACCTCATCGCCAACGCACCCCACATCCCCGTGCATCTGGGCTCGATGGGCGAGTCCATCAAGGAGGTCCTGCGCCGCAACCAGGGTTCGATCCGGCCCGGCGACGTCTACGCCATCAACGACCCGTACCACGGCGGCACCCACCTGCCCGACATCACCGTCGTCACCCCGGTCTTCGACGATGCGGGCGAGCGGCTTCTCTTCCTGGTCGCCTCGCGCGGCCACCACGCCGAGATCGGCGGCATCAGCCCCGGATCCATGCCCGCGTTCAGCACGACCATCGACGAGGAGGGCGTGCTCTTCGACAACTGGCTGCTGATGCGTGACGGACACTTCCGCGAGGACGAGACCCGCCATCTGCTCACCAGCGCCCGTCATCCCTCACGAGACCCGGGCACCAACCTCGCCGACCTGCGCGCGCAGATCGCCGCCAACGAGAAGGGCATCCACGAACTGCGCCGTGTCATCGACCAGTTCGGCCTCGACGTCGTCCACGCCTACATGCGCCACGTCCAGGACAACGCCGAGGAATGCGTACGCCGCATCGTCGCCACCCTGGACGACGGCGAGCACCGCTACGAGACCGACAACGGCGCCGTCATCCAGGTCGCCCTGCGCATCGACCGCGAAGCACGCAGCGCCGTACTGGACTTCACCGGCACCTCCCCCCAGCAGCCCGGCAACCTGAACGCACCCACCTCCGTCGTGATGGCAGCCGTGCTGTACGTCTTCCGTACCCTCGTCGCCGATGACATCCCGCTCAACAGCGGCTGTCTGAAGCCCCTCGACGTGCGCGTCCCCGCCGGCTCCATGCTCTCCCCCGCCTATCCGGCCGCCACCGTCGCCGGAAACGTCGAGACCTCCCAGGCCGTCACCGGCGCCCTGTACGCCGTCCTGGGCGCCCAGGCCGAGGGCTCCGGCACGATGAACAACGTCTCCTTCGGCAACGATCGCCTCCAGTACTACGAGACCGTCGCCTCCGGCGCCGGCGCGGGTGAGGGCTTCGACGGCGCGGACGCCGTGCAGACCCACATGACCAACTCCCGCCTGACGGATCCCGAGATCCTGGAGTGGCGCTACCCGGTGCGGGTGGAGGAGTTCCGCATCCGTGAGGGGAGCGGCGGCCACGGCCGCTGGCAGGGCGGGTGCGGAGTGGAGCGCCGGATCCGGTTCGCCGAGCCGATGACGGTCGCGGTCGTCTCCGGTCACCGCCGCGTCCCGCCGTACGGCATGGCCGGCGGCGAACCCGGCGCCCTCGGCGAGAACCTGATCGAACGCGCCGACGGCCGCATCGACGGGCTGAGGGGCTGCGACACCGCGACCGTGACGGACGGCGACGTCCTGGTCGTCCGCACCCCCGGCGGGGGCGGATACGGAGCCGCCGACGCCCCTCCGCCCGGAGGAGTTTCCGGTCGTCATAGCCGGTGA
- a CDS encoding site-2 protease family protein codes for MRGSILLGTVRGMAVRAHWSVPLIMLLFAYGLATRTLPGYAPGQAPMVYAVGGVVGAALLLMSLVVHEMAHALVARRAGLSVRDVTLWALGGLTRMDRPTTARAAFTVAVSGPLASLFLGGLGLGAAYGVRAALGWRIAVAVLGWLGGTNLLLGVFNLLPAAPLDGGRLLLAVLWWRTGDRDRAQRAAGRAGQVLGTALGVLGWLAFLRGTTGGLWLMVVGMFVAAAAAAERRWAELVTALRGVRVSQAMTTPVVTGPDWLTVDRFLSEVAAQAHHSMLPLVDFGGRPSGVVRLSLLTALPADRQESLRVRDLAAPLSRCTLAAPEEPLNSVLERLASGGGLPILVMDDGRLCGIVTAHDIDRSRRRPGHAPLARSPGTPLQALRGLRGPRGPRAGPRQSRRPRDAGEPEHLV; via the coding sequence ATGCGGGGTTCGATCTTGCTCGGTACTGTCCGTGGGATGGCGGTGCGGGCGCACTGGAGTGTTCCGCTGATCATGCTGCTCTTCGCGTACGGCCTGGCCACCCGCACGCTCCCCGGGTACGCGCCGGGCCAGGCACCGATGGTGTACGCGGTCGGCGGAGTCGTCGGCGCCGCGCTGCTGCTGATGAGCCTGGTGGTGCACGAGATGGCCCATGCGCTGGTGGCCCGCAGGGCCGGGCTCTCCGTGCGGGACGTGACGCTGTGGGCGCTCGGCGGACTGACCCGGATGGACCGGCCCACGACGGCACGGGCCGCGTTCACCGTCGCGGTCAGCGGACCGCTCGCCAGCCTCTTCCTCGGCGGTCTCGGACTGGGCGCGGCCTACGGGGTACGAGCCGCACTGGGCTGGCGGATCGCGGTTGCCGTGCTGGGCTGGCTGGGTGGCACGAATCTGCTGCTGGGCGTCTTCAATCTGCTGCCGGCCGCGCCTCTGGACGGCGGCCGGCTGCTGCTGGCCGTGCTGTGGTGGCGCACCGGGGACCGCGATCGAGCCCAGCGGGCGGCGGGGCGTGCGGGACAGGTCCTGGGCACGGCGCTGGGCGTGTTGGGCTGGCTGGCGTTTTTGAGGGGGACGACCGGCGGGCTGTGGCTGATGGTCGTCGGCATGTTCGTGGCGGCCGCCGCCGCGGCCGAGCGGCGGTGGGCCGAGCTGGTCACGGCCCTGCGCGGGGTTCGGGTGAGCCAGGCCATGACCACTCCGGTGGTCACCGGTCCCGACTGGCTGACCGTGGACCGCTTCCTGTCCGAGGTGGCCGCGCAGGCGCACCACTCGATGCTGCCGCTGGTGGACTTCGGCGGCCGTCCCAGTGGTGTCGTCCGGCTGAGCCTGCTGACCGCCCTGCCGGCCGACCGGCAGGAGTCACTGCGGGTACGGGATCTCGCGGCGCCTCTGTCCCGGTGCACGCTCGCCGCACCCGAGGAGCCGCTGAACTCCGTCCTGGAGCGCCTCGCCAGCGGGGGCGGACTGCCCATCCTCGTCATGGACGACGGCCGGCTCTGCGGGATCGTCACCGCCCACGACATCGACCGCTCCCGCCGGCGCCCCGGACATGCGCCACTCGCGCGTTCCCCTGGGACGCCGCTCCAGGCGCTCCGGGGTCTCCGCGGCCCCCGCGGCCCCCGCGCAGGCCCGCGCCAGTCCCGGCGCCCGCGCGACGCGGGTGAACCGGAGCACCTGGTGTGA
- a CDS encoding GNAT family N-acetyltransferase, producing the protein MTSSPSPESGTTVRPFCPEDEPGVRELIDADRLPGQPLCTSERLAAHWCGPVPLVGGAVVPAKPRISVLTDARDHLCGTVAYLSWSDVRTGLICWIHAHEDRSALRALICHALAALAPCPRIEAFVCAPPGALEPGGLPRTRRGATHDALVQTGFTGRCQGCYMHLVLSAEPPPGKLSADVFPCDFPPGHRVVIREGTEPVAEAVVSTGPDRTATLYWLETMPGRRHRGLGRRLLGQALALLAEQGATEVALVLDDAQRPTSEVQAAARLFRSFGFAVVDELWTYQHRRSGPP; encoded by the coding sequence ATGACCTCCTCGCCCAGCCCCGAGAGCGGCACGACGGTACGCCCCTTTTGCCCCGAGGACGAACCGGGGGTGCGGGAACTCATCGACGCCGACCGGCTTCCCGGGCAGCCGCTCTGCACCTCCGAGAGGCTGGCCGCGCACTGGTGCGGGCCCGTTCCGCTGGTCGGCGGGGCGGTGGTACCGGCCAAGCCCCGGATCAGCGTGCTCACCGATGCGCGGGACCACCTCTGCGGGACCGTCGCGTACCTGTCCTGGTCGGATGTGCGGACCGGTCTCATCTGCTGGATCCACGCGCACGAGGACCGATCCGCCCTGCGCGCCCTGATCTGCCACGCTCTCGCCGCTCTGGCGCCCTGCCCGCGGATCGAGGCGTTCGTGTGTGCTCCGCCCGGTGCCCTGGAGCCGGGCGGCCTGCCCCGCACGCGTCGCGGCGCCACGCACGACGCCTTGGTGCAGACCGGTTTCACCGGCCGCTGCCAGGGCTGCTACATGCACCTCGTGCTTTCCGCCGAACCGCCGCCGGGCAAACTGTCCGCCGACGTCTTCCCGTGCGACTTTCCCCCGGGCCACCGAGTGGTCATCCGCGAGGGCACCGAACCCGTCGCCGAGGCAGTGGTCAGCACGGGGCCCGACCGGACCGCGACGCTCTACTGGCTCGAGACCATGCCCGGCCGCCGGCACCGCGGCCTGGGCCGCAGACTGCTCGGTCAGGCCCTGGCCCTGCTGGCCGAGCAGGGCGCCACCGAGGTGGCGCTCGTCCTGGACGACGCCCAGCGGCCCACCTCCGAGGTGCAGGCCGCCGCCCGGCTCTTCCGCTCCTTCGGCTTCGCCGTCGTCGACGAGCTGTGGACCTACCAGCACCGACGCTCCGGGCCACCGTGA
- a CDS encoding VOC family protein, translating into MTHSSDATDVVFTHSVFGAPCWVSLTSRDLDATQDFYGAVLGWQCRKARLGEHFRTALADGVPVAGIAAVATMWQMAVAWTPYFAVTNADDTVARTQERCGTLAVGPISFPPGRAALLADRDGATFGIWQGKLVTEWEAWRRVAPTFITLHTRDAFDAAIFYGQILDWASDLPGCCEVEYAGDEVLLRSQGDIVARIESGSVEAPPDPSVRPHWQVHFAVADVGPCARAAEKHGGSVLQESEHEAVLRDPDGAKFTVTARRRR; encoded by the coding sequence ATGACACATTCCTCCGACGCGACGGATGTCGTCTTCACCCATTCCGTGTTCGGCGCTCCGTGCTGGGTGAGTCTCACCAGCCGTGACCTCGACGCCACCCAGGACTTCTACGGTGCCGTGCTCGGCTGGCAGTGCCGCAAGGCCAGACTGGGCGAGCATTTCCGCACCGCCCTGGCGGACGGAGTGCCCGTCGCGGGGATCGCAGCGGTGGCCACCATGTGGCAGATGGCCGTGGCCTGGACGCCGTACTTCGCCGTGACGAACGCGGACGACACCGTGGCCCGCACCCAGGAGCGATGCGGCACCCTGGCGGTCGGGCCCATCTCGTTCCCTCCCGGAAGAGCGGCCCTGCTCGCCGACCGTGACGGCGCCACCTTCGGCATCTGGCAGGGGAAGCTCGTCACCGAGTGGGAGGCGTGGCGGCGGGTCGCCCCGACCTTCATCACCCTTCACACCCGCGACGCCTTCGACGCCGCCATCTTCTACGGCCAGATCCTCGACTGGGCCTCGGACCTCCCCGGCTGCTGCGAGGTCGAGTACGCGGGCGACGAAGTGCTGCTGCGCAGCCAGGGCGACATCGTGGCCCGCATCGAGTCGGGCTCGGTGGAGGCGCCACCGGACCCCTCGGTCCGACCGCACTGGCAGGTGCACTTCGCCGTGGCCGACGTGGGACCCTGCGCCAGGGCCGCGGAGAAGCACGGCGGCAGCGTCCTGCAGGAGAGCGAGCACGAGGCCGTGCTGCGGGACCCCGACGGTGCCAAGTTCACGGTGACCGCGCGTCGGCGGCGCTGA